In Xiphias gladius isolate SHS-SW01 ecotype Sanya breed wild chromosome 6, ASM1685928v1, whole genome shotgun sequence, a single genomic region encodes these proteins:
- the aspm gene encoding abnormal spindle-like microcephaly-associated protein isoform X2 produces the protein MTETVTSTRGGFLDYSPAKRGDANKENNVPVLSLIQFSKAPFVTFGTVKLGTSKSAVLRIDNPTEDAEAEVTVEKIPSSKGFSLDHNTFTIQPEGSFSLTVTWTPTEEGGIRELIVFNANGVLKHQAVLLGRAEAPKKKKKSLWDTIKNKREGEKVAAPRGKKMEPPLKMAANKTFQVSRRPQYKRDKPRSPLASLNEGKAVRERSLTKHSPADDPLRKSEEQKALNPKPRQQSLTLSDQENIQHIQRNSPVVLLVPAVKMIDSGSTSASPDAPGSKPGNKDFTKILNRTCSPVGTPERFKKLIPRIQSGSPVPDSVKSAADADDSNSELTRTPVLSLKDALALIDSDLSHIITSPQDTSSSCDFSDSLESRSGSRGCGSDRNALKALTDSPELSESNEPRLTFFVSKKGVVNEVVVSESEAGKATEMVKKASFTSATVTKSKAPVEESSLSGRKIKKSRRRLLEKTLELSDSGSQCESGPCTPKLPVIGTGAGTKGWQNPDGTGLLCDNTHGVPEFTSSSPTPRLYGSATPITFPVTSPPLMAPTRFSFSVTSPPPAAPASGAFTVASPSPLGSPSPLHPNPSSDPNVHEHSPTVSAPPCVQEDPFPIHMAVKSKKRKSEEYLKSDAKVEDVGKTDRVKRSKVLAGKIPTSRSAQERRSASQRQQQRTAGSVRSITTSSLKSRRSAVPAQAKQSSSRVPSRDAPSLKSSGASSVKTAKVVAVAQSKLTFIKPAQTAIPRHPTPFAAKNMFYDERWIEKQETGFTWWINYVLTPDDFKVNTEVAKVSAVSLTMANDDSFSVPKAPTKEEMSFSTYTARRKLNRLRRSACQLFTSEAMVKAIQRLELEVEAKRLLVRKDRHLWKDIGERRKVLSWLLSYNPLWLRIGLETIYGELISLESNSDALGLAVFILQRLLWNPDIAAAFRHPKVPHLYKDGHEEALSRFTLKKLLLLVCFLDKAKESRLIEHDPCLFCVDAEFKMSKDLLLAFSRDFLSGEGILPRHLGYLGLPVSHVQTPLDEFNFAVKNLAVDLKCGIRLVRVMELLIQDWSLSAKLRLPAISRLQKVHNVDVALQVLKSKGVDLKDEHGCAIDSRDIVDGHREKTLSLLWKIIFAFHVEAVLDEDQLREEIGFLKRTLRTKRRLVSLRADRGLQPSPAKTRVPYEHGSTKITLLMDWVRAVCDFYNLKVENFTVTFSDGRILCYLIHHYHPSLLPGEAVSHSTTQTVDCSLRGRLELSCSASDSDSSFDSLPTGLHGPDSPSVEFKELLENERNNFRLVNTAVAFLGGVPAMINPADMSNTIPNEKVVMSYLTFLCARLLDLRNETRAARVIQGAWRKYRLKKDLQLYKERNTAALKIQLVVRSFLQKRRAKRQSRAAVVIQSVWRGYVARNRLRLKKEAQLRALQHQAATVIQAQWRMFSATRAYHRLRYYTIVVQAQWRMRRAASAYGRIYRAATVLQKHSRAWALARRDRECYLSLRTAAVTLQRVYRRWKARKTKKENCAAKVIQAVFKKWYEEKMAIKTAAAVRIQSWYRMQRSLHQYRNVKRSIVLIQAQYRGHAQRRCFKMLKLQHHSAVVIQSALRGHAVRNQVAKMRCASVVIQRRFRATVKRDVERQMFVRTRHAAVTIQAAYRGQVARELLKKQRNSATVIQAAFRKYTAQRRYLVLRKAVAVIQRKYRATILARKTMKDFEALRNAALIIQATWRGRADRKRIEKQHRCATLIQAYYRRHKAQAGYRPKKAAAVVIQRHYRAYVAGKEARKAYLYERAACVTLQAGFRGMRVRTELKKKHQAATIIQSSVRMFLCRKQYFLLQSASIIIQSRYRALLLCRTQQNEYRELKLAAIKIQALYRGFRVREDLKKRHNAATSIQAQFRMHRIRMAYLATRCAAIIIQERYRAKRLRDQQLQTYKTMKTAAVAIQAAYRGHMARRTVAEMHRAATVIQRKFHTIRGRNRFLAIKAAALVCQQRYRAVNLARKDRLDYLSKRRAAICLQAAYRGHKVREQLRIQHTAAVTIQSRFRKYQQRTYYKKLYWAANVLQSRYRANKKMRDEMHTLSAKRKAAVVLQAAYRGMKSRRIVKQSHQAASVLQRAYRAYSERKQYLKLKLSVLTIQRKYRAAAAATAQRTQYLKMRRAAVVLQAAYRGRQVRKEVAGWHQAAIVIQSVFRKHREEVKFQAMRLSAIVIQRSYRALVLQRQDRENFLKTRHCAVVLQAAFRGHRVRNNIAKMHRAATVIQANFKRHKQQSAFRRQRWAAGVLQQRFRAQRQRNVEIKHYQNHRRAAIVLQAAYRGMKSRRIVKQSHQAASVLQRAYRAYSERKQYLKLKLSVLTIQRKYRAAAAATAQRTQYLKIRRAAVVLQAAYRGRQVRKEVAGWHQAAIVIQSVFRKHREEVKFQAMRLSAIVIQRSYRALVLQRQDRENFLKRRHCAVVLQAAFRGHRVRRNIAKMHRAATVIQANFKRHKQQSAFRRQRWAAGVLQQRFRAQRQRNVEIKHYQEVRKAVIYLQATFRGMKSRRIVKQSHQAASVLQRAYRAHCEHKQYLALKSSVLTIQQRYRATVAAKEQLQKYQKMRRAAVVLQAAYRGRQVRKEVAGWHHAATVIQSVFRKHREEVKFQAMRLSAIVIQRSYRALVLQRQDRQNFLKMRHCAVVLQAAYRGRQVRKEVAGWHQAAIVIQSVFRKHREEVKFQAMRLSAIVIQRSYRGLVLQRQERQKFLKVKQSTIILQAAFRGWCVRREISRQNQTAIVIQSRWRCLVQRRIYQRKREAAVTLQRRIRAAQLGRVERNNYTRMRQAAVTLQTHCRAWTAKRKVLEAARAERRLRFTSAIFHHLSAIRIQRALRAHWALESAKRQIHSVITIQRWARARQQRRQYLEDRRKVVVAQRAIKRWLARRHKAASVIQQAVRKFLRLRQQERVQQGIVKAQALWRGHRSRRLNDNPKVVKLRHRLREVSACVREEDRLCNKTSCALDYLLRYKHFSYILEALKNLETATRLSPECCERLVESGATNIIFTLIRCCNRSVPCMDVITFSIQILLNLSKYHKTIEAVYSVENSVETLLDLLQRYREKAGDKVAEKGGGIFTKACFLLALLLQDKHRAAEVMKLPKALDRIRSIYRLTARKQKMDAERTVIKQKINASINGSFYVQATPRKSRPAPKFAPDWVLRKDKLKDIADPLRAIQMVAHTLSIVL, from the exons atgactgaaacggTGACTTCAACGCGGGGAGGATTTTTGGACTATAGTCCGGCAAAGAGGGGCGACGCGAACAAGGAGAATAATGTACCGGTTTTGAGTTTGATCCAGTTCTCGAAGGCTCCCTTTGTCACATTTGGAACCGTGAAGTTGGGGACCTCCAAGTCGGCTGTCCTGCGAATCGACAACCCTACAGAGGACGCGGAAGCGGAGGTCACTGTCGAAAAGATCCCCTCTAGTAAAGGCTTTTCCCTGGACCACAACACGTTCACGATTCAG CCCGAGGGCTCCTTCAGTTTGACAGTAACCTGGACCCCAACAGAGGAAGGCGGGATCAGGGAGCTCATCGTCTTCAATGCCAATGGGGTCCTCAAGCACCAGGCTGTTCTGCTGGGAAGAGCAGAAgcaccaaagaagaaaaag aaAAGCTTATGGGACACgatcaaaaacaaaagggaggGTGAAAAAGTAGCTGCCCCTAGGGGGAAGAAAATGGAGCCCCCCCTGAAGATGGCAGCCAATAAAACCTTCCAAGTGTCCCGAAGGCCTCAGTACAAACGGGACAAGCCACGCAGCCCACTTGCTTCACTCAATGAGGGCAAAGCTGTCAGAGAGAGGTCCCTCACGAAGCACAGCCCCGCTGACGATCCCCTCCGGAAATCAGAGGAGCAGAAGGCTTTAAATCCCAAACCGAGGCAACAGTCTCTGACCTTGTCAGACCAGGAGAATATCCAACACATTCAGAGGAACTCTCCTGTTGTCCTACTTGTCCCGGCCGTAAAGATGATCGACTCCGGCAGCACGTCTGCCAGCCCAGACGCCCCGGGGAGCAAACCTGGAAACAAAGATTTTACCAAAATCCTTAACAGGACTTGTTCACCTGTCGGGACACCAGAGAGGTTTAAGAAACTCATTCCTCGTATTCAGTCAGGAAGCCCAGTTCCTGACTCTGTAAAGTCTGCGGCTGATGCCGATGATTCAAACAGCGAGTTAACTAGAACCCCGGTTCTGTCTTTGAAAGATGCACTGGCCCTCATTGACTCTGACCTGAGCCACATTATCACCAGTCCTCAAGACACTAGTTCTAGCTGTGACTTTTCAGATTCACTGGAATCCAGGAGCGGGAGTCGTGGCTGCGGATCCGACAGAAACGCCCTCAAAGCGTTAACCGATAGCCCAGAGCTGTCAGAGTCAAACGAGCCGAGACTGACTTTCTTTGTCAGCAAAAAGGGTGTTGTGAATGAGGTTGTTGTTTCAGAGTCGGAGGCTGGTAAGGCTACGGAAATGGTGAAAAAGGCCTCCTTTACCTCCGCCACAGTGACCAAGAGCAAAGCACCGGTGGAGGAAAGCAGTTTGAGtggaaggaaaataaagaagTCGAGGCGAAGGCTCTTGGAGAAAACACTCGAGCTGTCTGACAGCGGCAGTCAGTGTGAGTCAGGACCGTGCACTCCAAAACTCCCCGTCATAGGTACGGGCGCAGGAACTAAGGGATGGCAGAACCCTGACGGGACCGGCCTACTGTGCGACAACACGCACGGAGTCCCGGAGTTTACCTCTTCCAGCCCGACTCCACGCCTCTACGGCTCAGCTACACCCATCACATTCCCGGTCACCTCCCCTCCGCTTATGGCTCCCACTCGCTTCTCGTTCTCAGTCACCTCCCCACCACCCGCAGCCCCTGCTTCCGGAGCTTTTACGGTCGCCTCTCCGTCGCCCCTGGGCTCACCCTCTCCCCTTCACCCCAACCCCTCATCAGACCCTAACGTGCACGAGCACTCCCCAACCGTTTCTGCTCCTCCTTGCGTTCAGGAAGACCCATTTCCCATTCACATGGCAGTGAAgagcaagaagaggaagagcgAGGAGTATCTGAAGAGTGATGCAAAAGTAGAGGATGTCGGGAAAACCGACAGGGTCAAGAGGAGCAAGGTGCTGGCTGGAAAAATTCCGACCTCAAGATCAGCGCAGGAGAGGAGAAGTGCATCGCAGAGGCAACAGCAGAGAACAGCAG gcTCAGTGCGCTCAATAACTACATCCTCTCTAAAGAGCAGAAGGTCTGCTGTTCCTGCCCAGGCAAAGCAATCAAGCTCCAGAGTCCCCTCACGAG atgCTCCGTCTCTGAAGTCATCCGGTGCTTCATCCGTGAAGACGGCAAAAGTTGTTGCCGTGGCGCAGTCAAAGCTGACCTTTATTAAGCCGGCACAAACGG CCATACCCAGGCACCCGACGCCGTTTGCCGCCAAGAACATGTTCTATGACGAGAGGTGGATTGAGAAGCAGGAGACGGGTTTCACTTGGTGGATCAACTACGTCCTCACCCCAGATGACTTTAAAGTCAACACCGAAGTTGCCAAAG TGAGTGCTGTGTCCCTTACCATGGCGAACGACGACAGCTTCAGCGTGCCCAAAGCTCCCACCAAAGAGGAGATGTCCTTCAGCACCTACACGGCTCGACGGAAGCTAAACCGCCTCCGTCGTTCTGCCTGCCAGCTGTTCACTTCCGAGGCCATGGTCAAGGCCATTCAGAGGCTCGAACTGGAGGTGGAGGCCAAGCGGCTGCTCGTGCGGAAAGACCGCCATCTTTGGAAGGACATAG GTGAACGCCGAAAAGTCCTTAGCTGGCTTCTTTCGTACAATCCGCTGTGGTTACGGATAGGGCTTGAG ACGATCTACGGGGAGTTGATCTCCCTCGAGAGCAACAGTGACGCCCTGGGTCTGGCTGTGTTCATCCTGCAGCGGCTGCTCTGGAACCCCGACATTGCTGCTGCGTTCAGACACCCCAAAGTGCCTCACCTTTACAAAGACG GCCACGAGGAGGCGCTCTCCCGCTTTACGCTGAAGAAGCTGCTCCTGCTGGTGTGTTTCCTGGACAAAGCCAAAGAGTCCCGGCTGATTGAGCACGACCCCTGTCTTTTCTGCGTGGACGCAGAGTTCAAG ATGAGTAAAGACCTGCTCCTGGCCTTCTCCAGGGACTTCCTGAGCGGAGAAGGAATCCTTCCCCGGCACCTTGGCTACCTCGGGTTACCCGTCTCCCACGTTCAGACGCCCCTGGACGAGTTCAACTTCGCTGTGAAGAATTTGGCAGTTGACTTGAAATGCGGCATTCGTCTAGT GCGTGTAATGGAGCTCCTCATCCAGGACTGGAGTCTGTCGGCGAAGCTCCGCCTGCCAGCCATCAGCCGCCTGCAGAAGGTCCACAACGTCGACGTCGCCCTGCAAGTGCTCAAAAGCAAAGGGGTCGACCTCAAGGATGAACACG gCTGCGCCATTGATTCCAGAGATATTGTGGatggacacagagagaagacatTGAGCCTCTTGTGGAAAATCATCTTCGCATTTCAC GTGGAGGCGGTTCTGGACGAGGAtcagctgagagaggagattgGATTCCTCAAGAGAACCTTGAGGACCAAACGGAGACTGGTGTCCCTGAGGGCAGATCGGGGGCTTCAGCCGAGTCCTGCGAAGACCAGGGTGCCATACGAGCACGGCAGCACCAAGATTACCCTGCTGATGGACTGGGTCCGCGCTGTGTGTGACTTCTACAATCTGAAG GTGGAGAACTTCACCGTGACGTTCTCGGATGGCCGCATCCTCTGCTACCTTATCCACCACTACCACCCCAGTCTCCTGCCAGGGGAGGCTGTCAGTCACAGCACCACACAGACCGTCGACTGCTCGCTGAGGGGCCGCCTGGAGCTCAGCTGCTCAGCCAGTGACTCCGACAGCTCCTTTGACTCCTTGCCGACAGGCCTCCACG GCCCGGATTCTCCCTCAGTAGAATTTAAAGAGCTCCtggaaaatgagagaaacaacTTCAGACTGGTCAACACTGCTGTGGCTTTCCTGGGCGGGGTTCCTGCCATGATCAACCCAGCTGACATGTCCAACACCATCCCCAACGAAAAG GTTGTGATGTCTTACCTGACCTTCTTATGTGCTCGTCTGCTGGACTTGCGGAATGAAACCAGAGCAGCCCGGGTCATACAGGGCGCCTGGAGGAAATACAGACTAAAGAAAGATCTACAGCTCTACAAG GAAAGAAACACGGCTGCTTTGAAAATCCAGTTAGTCGTGAGGAGCTTTCTCCAGAAGCGCAGAGCTAAGAGGCAGAGTCGAGCCGCTGTTGTCATCCAGTCAGTCTGGAGGGGCTATGTAGCCCGCAACAGGCTGAGGCTGAAGAAAGAGGCTCAACTTCGGGCTCTGCAGCATCAAGCCGCAACTGTAATCCAG GCTCAGTGGAGGATGTTTTCGGCTACGAGGGCTTACCATCGCCTCAGATACTACACCATTGTCGTCCAAGCGCAGTGGCGAATGAGGAGGGCGGCCTCTGCTTATGGACGAATCTACCGGGCAGCAACGGTCCTTCAGAAGCACTCACGAGCATGGGCTCTTGCAAGAAGAGATCGTGAATGTTATCTCTCCCTTAGAACTGCAGCGGTGACATTACAGAGAGTGTACAGAAGATGGAAAGCccggaaaacaaaaaaggaaaactgcgCTGCCAAAGTGATACAAGCTGTGTTTAAGAAATGGTACGAGGAAAAAATGGCCATAAAAACTGCCGCTGCTGTAAGGATTCAATCTTGGTACAGAATGCAGAGGAGTCTCCATCaatacagaaatgtcaaaagaaGCATTGTGCTCATTCAAGCTCAGTACAGAGGTCATGCACAGAGGCGCTGCTTTAAGATGTTGAAGCTACAGCACCATTCGGCTGTTGTCATCCAGAGTGCCCTCAGAGGGCACGCTGTCAGGAACCAGGTGGCAAAGATGAGATGTGCTTCGGTCGTTATTCAGCGCCGGTTCAGGGCAACTGTGAAAAGAGACGTGGAAAGGCAAATGTTTGTGAGGACGAGACACGCTGCTGTCACCATACAGGCAGCTTATCGTGGACAAGTGGCTCGGGAGTTGCTGAAAAAACAGCGGAATTCTGCCACGGTGATCCAGGCAGCTTTTAGGAAGTACACTGCCCAAAGGCGGTACCTTGTCTTGAGAAAAGCTGTAGCTGTGATTCAACGGAAGTACAGAGCCACAATTTTGGCTCGTAAGACAATGAAAGATTTCGAAGCTCTTAGGAATGCTGCCCTCATTATTCAAGCTACCTGGAGAGGCAGAGCTGACAGGAAGAGGATAGAGAAGCAGCATCGGTGTGCAACTCTGATACAGGCGTACTACCGTCGGCACAAAGCGCAGGCAGGGTACAGGCCAAAGAAAGCGGCAGCGGTAGTCATACAACGTCACTACAGAGCCTATGTAGCTGGAAAGGAGGCGAGAAAAGCGTACCTATACGAGAGGGCAGCCTGTGTTACTCTCCAAGCTGGATTCAGAGGCATGAGAGTTAGGACGGAGCTCAAGAAAAAGCACCAGGCAGCAACCATCATTCAGTCTTCAGTTAGAATGTTTTTATGTAGGAAACAATATTTTCTCCTTCAGAGTGCATCAATTATCATCCAAAGTCGATACAGAGCTCTCCTGCTCTGCAGAACACAGCAAAATGAGTACAGAGAGCTGAAGCTGGCCGCCATAAAGATACAAGCTCTCTACCGGGGATTTAGAGTAAGAGAAGACCTAAAGAAGAGGCACAACGCTGCCACGTCAATCCAAGCTCAGTTCAGGATGCACAGAATACGTATGGCTTATCTTGCCACAAGGTGCGCTGCCATTATTATTCAGGAACGCTACAGAGCCAAAAGGCTCAGGGATCAACAGCTGCAGACgtacaaaacaatgaaaactgccGCCGTAGCCATCCAGGCAGCATATCGTGGACACATGGCCAGGAGGACGGTTGCAGAGATGCACCGAGCTGCTACAGTCATTCAGAGAAAGTTCCACACAATCCGAGGTAGAAATAGGTTTCTAGCTATCAAGGCGGCAGCTTTGGTTTGTCAGCAGAGGTACAGAGCAGTGAACCTGGCAAGGAAAGACCGCCTGGACTATCTGTCAAAGCGCAGGGCAGCCATTTGTCTGCAGGCAGCCTACAGAGGACATAAGGTCAGAGAGCAGCTGCGTATCCAGCACACGGCAGCTGTAACAATTCAGTCTCGCTTCCGAAAGTACCAGCAGAGAACCTACTACAAGAAGCTGTACTGGGCTGCTAATGTGTTGCAGTCGCGTTACAGAGCCAATAAAAAAATGAGAGACGAGATGCATACCCTGAGTGCCAAGAGAAAAGCCGCTGTTGTCTTACAGGCTGCATATCGTGGAATGAAATCCAGAAGAATCGTCAAACAAAGTCACCAGGCTGCCAGTGTTCTCCAGAGAGCTTACAGAGCCTACTCCGAACGCAAGCAGTATCTGAAATTGAAATTGTCCGTCCTCACCATTCAGCGAAAATATcgggcagctgcagcagctacaGCACAAAGAACACAATACCTGAAAATGCGCAGAGCAGCCGTCGTCCTTCAG GCAGCATACAGAGGGCGGCAGGTCAGGAAAGAAGTCGCTGGTTGGCATCAGGCTGCAATCGTGATCCAGTCTGTATTCAGAAAGCACAGAGAGGAAGTCAAATTCCAGGCCATGCGGCTGTCCGCCATTGTCATCCAGAGATCCTATCGGGCCCTTGTTCTTCAGAggcaagacagagagaactTCCTAAAAACGAGACATTGCGCTGTTGTTCTTCAAGCAGCTTTCAGGGGTCATCGTGTGCGAAACAACATCGCCAAGATGCACAGGGCAGCCACTGTGATTCAAGCAAACTTCAAGAGGCATAAGCAGCAGTCGGCCTTCAGGAGGCAACGCTGGGCAGCCGGTGTCTTACAGCAGAGGTTTagagctcagagacagagaaacgTTGAGATAAAACACTATCAAAACCACAGAAGAGCAGCCATCGTGTTACAGGCTGCATATCGTGGAATGAAATCCAGAAGAATCGTCAAACAAAGTCACCAGGCTGCCAGTGTTCTCCAGAGAGCTTACAGAGCCTACTCCGAACGCAAGCAGTATCTGAAATTGAAATTGTCCGTCCTCACCATTCAGCGAAAATATcgggcagctgcagcagctacaGCACAAAGAACACAATACCTGAAAATACGCAGAGCAGCCGTCGTCCTTCAGGCAGCATACAGAGGGCGGCAGGTCAGGAAAGAAGTCGCTGGTTGGCATCAGGCTGCAATCGTGATCCAGTCTGTATTCAGAAAGCACAGAGAGGAAGTCAAATTCCAGGCCATGCGGCTGTCCGCCATTGTCATCCAGAGATCCTATCGGGCCCTTGTTCTTCAGAggcaagacagagagaactTCCTGAAAAGGAGACATTGCGCTGTTGTTCTTCAGGCAGCCTTCAGGGGTCATCGTGTGCGACGCAACATCGCCAAGATGCACAGGGCAGCCACTGTGATTCAAGCAAACTTCAAGAGGCATAAGCAGCAGTCGGCCTTCAGGAGACAGCGCTGGGCAGCCGGTGTCTTACAGCAGAGGTTTagagctcagagacagagaaacgTTGAGATAAAACATTATCAAGAGGTTAGGAAAGCTGTCATTTATCTACAAGCTACCTTCCGTGGAATGAAATCCAGAAGAATCGTCAAACAAAGTCACCAGGCTGCCAGTGTTCTCCAGAGAGCTTACAGAGCACATTGTGAGCACAAGCAGTACCTTGCCTTAAAATCCTCCGTCCTCACCATTCAGCAGAGGTATCGAGCCACTGTAGCAGCAAAGGAACAATTGCAAAAGTACCAGAAAATGCGCAGAGCAGCCGTCGTCCTTCAGGCAGCATACAGAGGGCGGCAGGTCAGGAAAGAAGTCGCTGGTTGGCATCACGCCGCAACTGTGATCCAGTCTGTATTCAGAAAGCACAGAGAAGAAGTCAAATTCCAGGCCATGCGGCTGTCTGCCATTGTCATCCAGAGATCCTATCGGGCCCTTGTTCTTCAGAGGCAAGACAGACAAAACTTCCTGAAAATGAGACATTGCGCCGTTGTTCTTCAGGCAGCATACAGAGGGCGGCAGGTCAGGAAAGAAGTCGCTGGTTGGCATCAGGCTGCAATCGTGATCCAGTCTGTATTCAGAAAGCACAGAGAGGAAGTCAAATTCCAGGCCATGCGGCTGTCCGCCATTGTCATCCAGAGATCCTATCGGGGCCTTGTTCTTCAGAGGcaagaaagacaaaagtttCTGAAAGTGAAACAATCCACCATCATCCTTCAGGCAGCATTTAGAGGCTGGTGTGTCAGGAGGGAAATTAGCCGACAAAATCAAACTGCCATTGTGATCCAGTCGCGCTGGAGATGCTTAGTGCAGAGGCGTATCTAccaaaggaagagagaggcagcTGTGACACTTCAGCGGAGGATCCGGGCAGCGCAGCTCGGCAGGGTGGAGAGGAACAACTACACCCGAATGAGGCAAGCTGCTGTCACACTTCAGACACACTGCCGAGCCTGGACTGCCAAACGAAAG GTACTAGAAGCCGCCAGGGCAGAGAGGAGGCTCCGTTTTACGTCAGCGATCTTTCATCATCTCAGTGCCATAAGGATCCAGCGAGCTCTGAGAGCCCACTGGGCTCTGGAGTCGGCTAAAAGACAAATCCATTCTGTCATCACAATACAG CGATGGGCGAGAGCGAGGCAGCAGAGGAGGCAGTATctggaggacaggaggaaggTGGTTGTAGCCCAACGGGCAATCAAGCGCTGGTTAGCCCGTCGCCACAAAGCTGCGTCCGTCATCCAGCAGGCCGTCCGGAAATTCCTCCGCCTCCGGCAGCAGGAGAGGGTTCAGCAGGGCATTGTCAAAGCTCAG GCTCTGTGGAGAGGACACCGCTCCCGCCGACTGAACGACAATCCCAAGGTGGTGAAGCTGAGACACCGCTTACGTGAAGTCTCCGCCTGCGTCCGCGAGGAGGACAGACTGTGCAACAAGACGTCGTGTGCACTGGACTACCTCCTTCGATACAAACACTTCTCCTACATTCTAGAGGCCCTGAAAAACCTGG AGACCGCCACCAGGCTGTCCCCAGAGTGCTGTGAGCGGCTGGTCGAGAGCGGAGCCACCAACATCATCTTCACCCTCATCCGCTGCTGCAACAGGAGCGTCCCCTGCATGGACGTCATCACCTTCTCCATCCAGATCCTCCTCAACCTCTCAAAG TACCACAAGACTATTGAGGCGGTGTATTCGGTGGAAAACTCTGTGGAGACGCTGCTGGACCTGCTGCAGAGATACCGGGAGAAGGCGGGGGATAAAGTGGCAGAAAAGGGCGGCGGCATCTTCACCAAGGCCTGCTTTCTTCTTGCTCTCCTGCTGCAAGACAAGCACCGTGCTGCG GAGGTTATGAAGCTACCCAAGGCCTTGGATAGGATACGCAGCATATACCGGCTCACTGCTCGCAAACAAAAGATGGACGCAGAGAGAACTGTTATCAAACAGAAGATAAACGCGTCGATCAACGGGAGCTTCTATGTCCAAGCAACGCCTCGAAAATCCCGACCTGCGCCAAA GTTTGCGCCCGATTGGGTTCTCAGAAAGGACAAGCTCAAAGACATTGCGGACCCCCTCAGGGCCATTCAAATGGTCGCACACACGCTGTCCATTGTGTTGTAA